The proteins below come from a single Eucalyptus grandis isolate ANBG69807.140 chromosome 3, ASM1654582v1, whole genome shotgun sequence genomic window:
- the LOC120291366 gene encoding TMV resistance protein N-like, giving the protein MQRPPSFGRFFAREHDERRQHELWRRSERSGSTEHEYVVLLSFRGSDTRNGIANHLYNGLVDAALTVPISVFSEAEHLPMSSQFSSQPQVAGSEVSIPILSESYAASKRCLCELVQMMENRKSAGHVVMPFFHTVEFDRAFCSHEMCFEQREVEEAGQQGLRDLSILKGWESEKIANGHQGEFVRIVVKTVLTEIRQGFQVDVPELLVGIDDHMKKIMGLLDTTGTRAIGIYGMGGIGKIIFTFGGFAHRSFLPDIH; this is encoded by the exons ATGCAACGTCCACCAAGTTTCGGACGCTTCTTTGCTCGAGAGCATGATGAACGCCGACAGCACGAGCTCTGGCGAAGGTCGGAGCGGTCGGGGTCAACAGAGCACGAGTATGTCGTgctcttgagctttagaggttCGGATACTCGCAATGGTATCGCCAATCACCTCTACAATGGGCTCGTCGACGCGGCACTGACCGTGCCAATCTCCGTGTTCAGCGAAGCCGAGCACCTGCCGATGAGCAGCCAGTTCAGCTCGCAGCCTCAAGTGGCGGGGTCCGAGGTTTCGATCCCCATCCTCTCTGAGAGTTACGCTGCCAGCAAACGGTGCCTCTGTGAGCTTGTTCAGATGATGGAGAACAGGAAGAGCGCGGGACACGTGGTCATGCCCTTCTTTCACACAGTCGAGTTCGACAGGGCCTTCTGTTCACACGAGATGTGCTTTGAGCAAAGGGAGGTGGAGGAGGCAGGGCAGCAGGGGCTTAGAGATCTCAGCATCTTGAAAGGATGGGAATCAGAGAAAATCGCTAACGG GCACCAAGGAGAATTTGTAAGAATAGTTGTTAAAACGGTTCTGACTGAGATTCGACAAGGTTTTCAAGTAGATGTTCCTGAGcttttggttggaattgatGATCATATGAAGAAGATTATGGGATTGCTGGATACTACTGGTACCCGAGCAATTGGAATATACGGCATGGGTGGCATTGGCAAAATCATATTCACCTTCGGAGGATTCGCGCATCGCAGCTTCCTTCCAGATATTCATTAA